The Falco peregrinus isolate bFalPer1 chromosome 11, bFalPer1.pri, whole genome shotgun sequence genome includes the window GTTAAGTTCTGTCCTaaatttggttttttgttttttattttttcctttctaaaggaaaaaaaaaatcctaaaatcaAAAGGAACAGGGTAAACAGAGGTATGAATCTGTTGGGTCTGAAGACATGGTCAGGAACAGTAGTAGCAGATTAATTTGTTTCACTGAGGAGCTTCCTGACAGGGAACCAAAGCAAGGATGTGTTTGTCTGGGGAACCCTGAGAAGTGGGACCCTTGTTCCAGGCTGCATCTCTGTGTAGTGACCAGCTGTTCCCTGTGTCCCAGGgaggagggggtgtgtgtgtgcctcCCTACCTGCTTTGTGACTAGAAAACTCTCCCTAGTGTTTGTGAGGGAAGGCAGTTATTGCTGCTCAGTCAAGTTTAGCACCAGTGTGGGGTTTAGGAGTCATGATGTGATCTGAAGCTCTTCTGAATTTCACACCATTGGAAATCAAAATGGTGCTGTCTGAGTTCACAGCTGTAAGTGATCTGACTGGATTGCTGAAATTATATTCCTCATATGCAGAGTTCTGTGGTGTTGGGTAACAGACCTAGTGTGTTAGAGATGTTTTCTTGTTCCATAAGAACATGCTTTTATGGCCAGATACACATAGTGACCAATTCTCTTGATGCCTCAGGACCCCATGGACTTTGAGTGGAGCTACTGGATTGAATGGGGAAGGGAACGTATACTGTGGCTTCTGGCTGGTCATCTGCTGGTATCACAAGTGTCCAGGCTCTTGGTGGAGAAGGTATGGATGGATTTTCTTCACAGATGGGAGTTTCTGTGGGTTTCTCTTTACTCTGGGTATGGGAAACTTGGCATGGAGCTGATTCTGTGGGGTGAGTTGTGTGAGTGGGTCTGTAACTGTGCACATGTGAGAGCAAGTAGGTCAGCTGCCTTAGTGTTTGGAGACTTCAGCCTCTGTCTAATCCATGAAAtcctgtgctttgttttgaacCATTAACCAGTGTCATTTGACCTGTACACAAAAGATGGTGTAGTTGTTCCTTTCCAAGATTGAAGTGATGACTGCTTGGGTTTTGCCACAACTGCATGATTGTGGGAAATGACTGGTATGTGCCATCACACCTGCTAGtttggggaagggaaggaggaagttCTGTTCTCCCCCAAATCAGGGAGGCTCTGGATTTCACACATGCTGCTACAGAAACACCTTCCCTTCTGTCTTTATGGATACAGTTGGGTTTCCCTGGATTGCTTCATATGTGTTCTTAACCTTGTTGACTGCAACTGTAGACCCTAAGTGGGACAGCACAGCTGttaagtgctttttttctttagaaattatCAAactaaaaattgtttttctctttctaacaGTATAAACCATGGTGCTTGATGGTTTATGGAATGGCTGCCTGCTGGTTGTTACTGGGAATAAAGGGCTTTATCGTCATCTTGTTACATGCAACTATTTCATTTGCTGTGGCTCAGTTTCAGCTGTCACTCTTGACATGGCTGTGCTCCCTTATCCTGCTATCCACTTTACGCATACCAGCTGTGGAAGAAGCCAAGGTAATGTGAGCAGAACTAATTAAGCATCAAATTAATCAGGGTGGTGGTTGTCCATTATGACAGCTCTCTTTGTCAGACTACTATCCTTTCAGTTGATGTAAGCAGGGGCTGGCTTGGAAAACCTTAGGCAGTAATTCTGCAGTGACTCatgctgcagcttctccagTTAGAAAAAGTCATATTTATCAATCATGCTGGCCAGTGCATTGAGTTGAAATGTGCCTTAATGTATAAGTGATATGCAGTAAAGCTGGAGTATTATTCTAGAAAACATATCTTGTTTTTTGGAGCTGTAATTGTACCAACTTAAGGTGCTGATTCCTGGGTTCATATCCAGGAGTTGCTTAGTCAAGCCTGACAGTACCTTACTAGTGTCTGCGGATGCCTGCATGGAAAGGGGGGGACTGTTTCTCCAATGCTTTGATTTGTGCCAAACAAGTTGCTCACAACTGATTGGTGCAAGCTCAGGTTTTCTAATGGCTTTTGCTGGGCAATACAGATCTTAGAGAAACTGCTGCTCAGCTGTTAGGAAATGTCCTTGCTGAATTTACTAGGACTAAAGGGGAAAACTGGGCATATGTTTTAAGGCTTGTTGTCCTGATGTTCAGGGGGAGGGGAGATGAACAGGTAGGGTCTGCATGGGATATAGACAGATTTGTGCCTTCCTGAGAGGAGGAAAGGGCCCGCTGCAATACAAATGTAACCAGCCGAACTCTTTGCTGATGCTTGCAAATTTTTTGTGATGTGCTTTTTGTTGGAAATGGGTATGACAGTGAGTGTCAAACTTGATAAAGGCTTAGTAACATCTTTCCACCCTTGAGCTTTCTCAGGAGTGGTGATTCTTTTCAGATCTGCACTGTAGCCTTGGCTTCAGCCCTAGCAGTCCCTCAGCTGTCAGTAGTGTTGCTAGCTGGTTTAGATATTGTAGTATTATACCAAATCTGAGGGAGATAATGGCATTGCTGTAAGAAAAGCTCTCCCGCTGTCATAGTTCTTTACCTAATATGTTTCTGAAATCAAGCTGTTGTCTCTTTATGCTGGTTGCAGGAGCTCTGGAGGTCCTTTCTCCATCAACAGCCAGTGCTTGTTGTTCGTGTGTTAAGTAGTGCTTTCATTTAAGTTAGTTCATTTCAGATGCTCAttccagctgcttttgttttagttGTTTCCTGCTGCTGGTGACCCTGAAAGTTAGGATCTGAGTGGGCATTACTGTCCAGTCATATGGAAAACAGCATTGCACCATGGTGATCtggctttgttttgtcttgCAGAGAAAGTGGTATGACACAGAAAATGAGTattatctgctgcttttcactgtgtCTGTCCGCTGCCTCTTCTGCACTAGCTTCAGCCTGGAGTACTGCTGGCATGGACCTGCCCAGAAGTCATCCCACTCGTTCCTGTGGATGCTGGCATACGTGTTTTATTATCCCATGTTCCACAATGGACCCCTTATGAATTTTGATGAATTCAGTAAGCAGGTAACTTTTTTAAGGTTGTGCAGTTACAGATTTTTCAGTGCATCTGTGCCTCAGGTGATTTGGGTGAAGAACTATTGAAGGGTGGGGATCTTTCAGCTGTCAAATCTAGGCACAGGCCCTGTACTTTGAGCAATAGATTTAAGTATGataagttgatttttttttcttcatcttgaGGTATTTTAATACCAATCATGAGAACATGTCAGGTACATGATTTCATCCAGTTTTCCTTGAGATGCTCTTTTAATGGTGTTTCATAGTGTAGCTTACAGATAAGCCTGAGTTTCTGCTTATTTTCTAGTTACCTACTTGACAAAAACTGGTACTGATGAACACCTTCTGTTTGAAAGCCTCCTAATGTGAGTCTCTATCAATTGTCCTTCTCTCTGAGTGTTGACGTACACTGTGTGTGAGCAGGAAGGCTGTAGTTAGAAATCAGTCTCTGGTATTTGTGCTTGTATGCCAGCCATGGCATAATACTGAACTTGTGTAAGGTTGGTAGCTAACATTGAGAATATATTTAGTCAAAGTCAGTTTTTAGTGCTTGGGTGGAGATGGGCTGATTAGACTCCAGTGTCAGAGAGggtggaaagaaagcaaaatagttCTTGAAGGCTGAATGATTAGTCTCCTTTATCAGACTCTGATCTGTTTCCTccttgaataaatatttttcccttgatGAAGTACATTAGGGGGAAAAACCTACAGAAAAGGAGTTTTCATTCATGCATGTTTTGACTTTAGTAAAAGCATCTGTAGCTGATtctataatatttttcttccttgctagTGATTTGAAGGACTTCAATTTTTACTTATTCTCCTTGGAGATTAAGAATTATTTGGGTTTCTAAAGCTATCTTCTGCATAATTTGGAAAATATCAAATGATACTGGACAATTTTGAGCGTAGCATTGGGAACTTGACAATGTCCTGAGTATCAACTTTAAGACAAATCTTCCTTCCCAAATTCTTCTGCTTCAcaggatggggttttttttgtctggtaTCAGATTCATCCCTTCAACCAAGGAACCAATGACACATTACATTTGAAGAATGTTTATAATGTTAGTGTGCAGCTGGTGaactgggtttttgtttgtttttctttcctccatcaGGCAGAACAAAGTAAcattttcagctgcagctggctaTTAAACAGATTTCAGAGTCACAGAAAGCTGCTGGGTTGTATTGGGAATTCCTGAAGGCTCTAGTTTCCCCTCACATTGGTGTGAAAACAGCTGATGGTTTACTTGGAACACTTTCATTCAGACTtcagcaagctgagcagcttcTTTGATGTGGAAGACCTGCCTACCTTACTGAATGTTTTTCGTGGTGCCTTGCAGGCTGCTTTTCAAGCCTGCTTCTACATGTCAGGGAAAACCCCCATGTTTCCAtgcttcattttccttattttcttgcaCACTTGAGCAAGAGGTGAAATTACACCCATGATGTCTGTAGTTAACATTGCTTTATCTCAGTGGATGAGTGGACATTTCAAACCATGAAAATGCTTGGCATTGCTTGCTTCTCTTTATATTTGGAAACTTCTGTTGAAACCACAGCTAATAAACTGGGCTTTATGAAAGGGAAAACTGAGATTCTGGTGGACACCTGAGTGACAAGTCCTATGATCGTTTGTCTTCAGTAACTTTGGAAGATGCAAAGCTGAATGTTATCCTGGGCTGGGTGTTGTAGGAAAAATCTCCATAGATGTGCATAGAAACTGAGGTAACTTAtgtttttcactgtttatttctttgtagcTTCTGAAGTGTGTTAAGTTCCACCTATGTTCTTGTATCCCTGGCAGGGGGAGAGTTTTTTATGGAATGTTTCAGAAGGCCTGTAAGACTCCAAGCTGAGAGAAGCTTGGGAATAGCTGGTAGGAAAAATTGGTGGTGGGGGGATCTTGCATTGAAACTAAGGTCATCTAATGTGGCTCAGCAAAGACATGTGGCAAGACCACCTGTGTTCTTGGtgtgaggagaaaaaggaagaccGAGAATGGTATACCTGTATCTGCAGTAGTTTCTCAAACGCACGGACCTGTTTGTTTAAAGCCATAAGGAAGATGGAATGAACTCAACAACCTTAACATGTTTCTTGTTGGTGTTGCTGAAGGCCATTGTCAGAGCTCTTACCTGAGCAGAGGCTACCGCCTTGACAAGCGAGGTTGGAGAAGGGTTTAAAAATCTGCAGTACCTATCAGTTGATTCAATGTGCACAATACAGAGAGCATGTTTATTGCTGCTATAAGAAAAGACCACCTCCAGAACCCCTTCACTGAAGCTGAGACTGAGACAATGGCTCCTGCTGAGCACACTGGAAAGCAGAAGTTCTGGAgatggagacaaactgttgtaTGGCCTAAAGAGCATAATACCTGTGCTGGTAGTTGGCATCCTTTCCAGGCGAAAATGAGACTGACACTTCATCAATGGTCTTGTTGAATTTCTGAATTGAAGCGGGGCATAGCGGGTTCTAGTCATGAGTTTGAAGGTCTGTTGTGCAAATTCCTGTGATTAAATGGTAGTCTCTGAGCTTTCATATAGCTGGTACAAATTAATCTCCAAAATGGGTGTCCTTCTTCATTTGTGAGTAGGTGGAGATAACTGCATGTTAGCTGTACTGTGTGCTTGCAATTATGAGGGGGTTTTGTCCATGCAGATGGGTTGGTTCTTTACCTTGTATATGCGTTTTTCAGTGGCCATTTGGATACTGAAGAAGGGAATGCTGCACATACACAGATGTACAAAACACGACTAAATTTTTAGGCAATCCTGTGTTTCTGTTACTTGATCATATTCTCTTTTACTAcagaaagaaggtaaaattaCAGCATACCAGTGTGTTTACTATAGTTAACAGCGTAAAAGTTTGGGGCATCTTGAGAAGCCTGTCAGCTGAAAACCTTGTTTATCTGGTATTTTACTTGCACTTAACTGCCATTTGCTCAGCATGTCAGGTAGGTCTTGCTGACCTTGGCAAAGctacaggagaaaaattaagaacTGTCCTCAAATAATCAATCACATGCAGCTGGTAGAAgttgaagaaattttaagagcAAGCAGTTGTTTCCGTGTTTGGTAGAGTTGCTGACTGGAAAACCTTCATAgttctttaaatttctttatatCTAGAGCTTGATCAAGTTACAGCAATTAAGTGTCTCATGCCTGGATTCTGTTCAGGTTAACACTTGGCCTTTTCTACAGTGGTTTGGTCCAGTGTATGGTCACATCTGGTCTCTCGTTGATTTCTGCAGCTTACTGAGATTAAGAATGGAGAAACCAGTCTCCCTCAAGAGTCTGTCAGGAATTTCCAAAAGATGTGGTCAAATGGTCCCcttaataatagtaatgaataGTAAATGCAACCTAAAAAAAGTTCTCAGGATGAATTTTTTGAGTAAACCAGTCATTTATGTGGAATGTAacctttttaaatttcttctttagaTGAAGAGACAAGAAGCCTTCAGTTTGAAGACCAATCTCATCATCTTAATCGTGGGCATAATTCgtattttattttggtggtgCCTGGCTGAATTGATGATTCATCTCATGTATATCCATGCTCTCTACAGCAGTGCTCCACCTTTAGAAGCTGCATCCTACTGGGCCTTGGGTGAGTATAGGAACAGCAGCCTTCTCCCCCCCACTTCAAGAACCCCAGTCTACTACTTTTATGTCCATCTGTAGACACTTCTGAGTCATAAGTTACGGCCAGTCACTGTCAGAACGGTGGTCTACAGACTCTTAATATGACACATAGATCCTCCAAGCAGGTTACAGTTGAACTTACTGAGCTGcttcctaaattaaaaaatattctgtattttttccaatcTAAAGTGTGTCTAAACTTTCATCTAAAATTGGCCCCCCACCCAAGCCACAGAAGTGGagacttaaaacaaaaattgtttAGTGTAGGGATGGAGGAGGGGAGATGTTAAGAAATAGTGTTTATTCATCTCCTGCATTTGATGTTTCTAGTTTGTATTCATGTTGAAAAGTAAATTAACAATACTTATGAAAAGACCAGAGGGAAGGACTTGCAAACAAGGTGGCCTGAAAGTAGCAGTCAATGTCTTAGCCCTGTTTTCTTGCTTGACTTCCTcttctgccccctcccagccccctgctatTGCATTAAAATGACCATTTGGGAGGAGGGGGTCGGGGGTGGAAAATGAGCACTGATGCATGTAGCATAAAACAGCAAGAGCTTTGGGTGCTGGTATATAGGTAGATAAAGGCTAACCTGTAAGCAACTGGCCAGTGTGGTTGGTTTGATTTGCCCCTCAGCGCTGTCCTGCTATGTGAATCACCCAGTAGGAagaatgaaagcagagaaaccCCAGGCCATAAAACTGGGTTCTTAAAAAACCGTGAGTGCTGAATTGAAAGTGGTGTCTTTTACTGTACCATCAAGTAACAGGAATGTGGTCCTGTCAAGCAATgaccagtgtgtgtgtgttgcaggACGCTCCTATATAGGACTCTGGTCAGCAGAGGGCAATGTGTGCACTCTGTctctgtatgtatatatatgcatatacatatatacacacttaATATGTACTtcaatttataattttatatataaataaagagCAAGAGGTTTGCCTCCATGGTTCATTCTACCACTTCTCACTCAGTCATGGCttaaaaagaggatttttagtttttatctCCTGTTCTAAATGCTAGTTCATTGATGAATTAAATCTGTTAGCTCCTGATATGTGTGTGTTTGACAAAAAGCTGGCCAGTGGATAAGGCAGGCAAGGCTACAGAAGTAGGGATGAAATATTTGGGCTTTGGTGTTAGTGGCAgattcctccctcccttccttcaaTACTACTgatgctgattttaaaaaagaggggaaaacaagTTGCTTCCACAGAAAGCTGAGTAGACTATGTGCTTGATGAAATAAAGAGTTCTATCttaagaattaaaatacattttgaacaGAGGATTAGAAAAGGCTAAAATGCCTTAAAGCAACAGGTGATGAAAGCCAGTGTTAAAGCAAGTTTGGACTGTAAAGCTGCCTGATTAAAATATGATCATTTGAATTAAGTCCCCTGTGGAGATCCTGCTTTTGAGAAGTGTGTTCAAAGTGTAAACCTACTCTATTGAGCTTTGTCTTTGCAGTAATGAAAGCAGGTTTATAAAATATACTGCAAATGAGACTGAGGCAGAAGTCTTTCACTACAATGTTTTCTCTGCAGGCTTTATCACCATGGTTATGTAGGTCTCCTTAGACTCAGACCAGTGGCAGGCCACTGTTGTGACTTACTTTAGGCAGCCATTGATAGATGAGTAAGGGTACTGGTAATATTTTTCTATTGATCCTTATGGGTCTTACTGTGCTTCTA containing:
- the HHAT gene encoding protein-cysteine N-palmitoyltransferase HHAT isoform X1; protein product: MLLPAWEMRLYGLLAVGSHLYAFYEAHRVSRKYEAAMDRRFGLEPGTLFWGLKKDPMDFEWSYWIEWGRERILWLLAGHLLVSQVSRLLVEKYKPWCLMVYGMAACWLLLGIKGFIVILLHATISFAVAQFQLSLLTWLCSLILLSTLRIPAVEEAKRKWYDTENEYYLLLFTVSVRCLFCTSFSLEYCWHGPAQKSSHSFLWMLAYVFYYPMFHNGPLMNFDEFSKQMKRQEAFSLKTNLIILIVGIIRILFWWCLAELMIHLMYIHALYSSAPPLEAASYWALGGLALAQVLFFYVKYLVLYGVPALILQMDGLKPPALPCCVSLMHSFTKMWRSFDVGLHRFLVRYIYVPMGGSQSSLLGTLFSTALTFAFVSYWHGGQSYLWYWGALNWLGVIVENGVKRILSISFIQDLIAGHGRH